The window CGCGAGGGCGATCTCGTCAAGATGAACATCCTCGTCAATGCCGAGCCCGTCGATGCGCTTTCGCTCATCGTCCACCGCTCGGTCGCCGAGGAGCGCGGGCGCGGCATGTGCGAGCGCCTGAAGGACCTCATCCCCCGCCACCTCTTCAAGATCCCGGTCCAGGCCGCGATCGGCGGCAAGGTCATCGCGCGCGAGACCATCGCCGCGATGCGCAAGGACGTGACCGCCAAGTGCTATGGCGGTGACATCAGCCGCAAGAAGAAGCTTCTGGAAAAGCAGAAGAAGGGCAAGGCCCGCATGCGCGAGTACGGCAACGTCTCGATCCCGCAGGAAGCTTTCATCGCCGCGCTGCGCATGGGCGAGGAATAAGACCCGGCCCGGCGGCCCGGCTTCGGCGCAAGCCGACGCGGGGCGTGCCGGACCACGGATTGGTTCGACGAAGGGCCCGTCTCCAGACAAGGAGGCGGGCCCTTCGTCGTGACGGGGACCAAGGCCGTTCTGCGTGGAACGGGCGGGCTGTCCGCAGGAGCCCCTATGTTGCTGAAGTGCAACCGCGAAGTTACGGTTCACGAGTTCGCACTACTCGTCTCGACCCACAGAAAGTTTCACTTCGTCGTTTCTGCAATCGAAATTTGGGTCTGGACAAGTGGCCGACAAGTGTTTCATCTAAGTCCAGGCGCGCCCCTGTGAGCTGGCTTTTGTTGCATGGATTTCCTGAATTTAACTTGGAATTCATCACGGTGCAGAAGTTTAATGACCGAAACAATCGTTCTGGTTGGCGGCGGTCGGAGGGGGGCTCTGGGGTACGCTGCTCTTCTGGAGAGAGAGGGGGGTTGTGCTTCTTACACAAGCCAGGTGAGCGAGGCTGTATTGGGTGGGCGAGATCGTGTCGGCATGTGAAAGTGCTTTCCAACTGAATGATGTCTTTGAGAACCTGACCGACAAACAGCACGAAGTGCTGGCGCTGGTGGGGGAAAACTTCACGAGCAAGGAGATTGCCTATGAACTCGGCATCTCCGTCAGTGCGGTAAACCAGCGAATTGAAACCGTCCGTGCCCGCGCGGGATCGCTGTCGCGCCTTGAACTGGCGCGCGCCTACCGCGAATACCGCCACGAGCAGGATGAAGAGCAAGCCCAGGGCCGGGGAGAGGCCGGGGAGAGCCGCCCGACGGTGGCCGCCGCTGCGCAAGAGCAAGAGCAAGACCAAGACCAGGACCAAGTCCCCGCGCGGCCGGGGGCAGATACGGCCGAGCTTGTGGCTAAGCCGGATGAGGCGTGCATGGACGCCGACGCCTGCCGCGATTGCGAACGTTGGCCGGGCCGTGACCTTGGCGCCGGGCACGAGGCGGGGCAACTTCAGACCATCAGGGTGCAGCTGCCCTCGGCGCAGGCCGAACGTGTGGCTGTCGGCCTTCACGGGGGCCGCGCCGCCAATGTGGTTTCGTGGGCGGGACGAGGGCGGACGCCAGGGCCTGTGCCGGCCCTGCTCGATGGTGAGAATGCGCGCCTTGGGCGCCTGGCCGCGATCGTGGTGATCGCCTTTGGCTTGCTGCTGGTCTCGGGCGCGGGCCTGGGCGTGCTGCATTCGCTGGCCGAGCTGTTCTGAGCCCCAGACATGTTCGAGACACTCATGGACCTGCGGGTCCAGTTGCAGACGGCGATGATCGTTATCCTGTTCCTGGCCGCGCTGCGCTGGGGGGCGGTGCCGGAGAAGCTGGTGGCCGGGCTGCTTGGGGC is drawn from Novosphingobium decolorationis and contains these coding sequences:
- a CDS encoding helix-turn-helix domain-containing protein, coding for MGEIVSACESAFQLNDVFENLTDKQHEVLALVGENFTSKEIAYELGISVSAVNQRIETVRARAGSLSRLELARAYREYRHEQDEEQAQGRGEAGESRPTVAAAAQEQEQDQDQDQVPARPGADTAELVAKPDEACMDADACRDCERWPGRDLGAGHEAGQLQTIRVQLPSAQAERVAVGLHGGRAANVVSWAGRGRTPGPVPALLDGENARLGRLAAIVVIAFGLLLVSGAGLGVLHSLAELF